In Chiroxiphia lanceolata isolate bChiLan1 chromosome 2, bChiLan1.pri, whole genome shotgun sequence, a single genomic region encodes these proteins:
- the UBL3 gene encoding ubiquitin-like protein 3: MSSSVPADMINLRLILVSGKTKEFLFSPNDSAADIAKHVYDNWPMDWEEEQVSSPNILRLIYQGRFLHGNVTLGALKLPFGKTTVMHLVARETLPEPNSQGQRNREKTGESNCCVIL; this comes from the exons ATAAATTTGCGCCTCATCTTGGTaagtgggaaaacaaaagagtTCCTATTTTCACCGAATGACTCTGCTGCAGATATTGCAAAACATGTGTATGACAACTGGCCAATGG atTGGGAAGAAGAACAAGTCAGCAGTCCAAATATCTTACGGCTTATTTATCAAGGGAGGTTTCTTCATGGCAATGTGACATTAGGAG catTAAAACTTCCATTTGGCAAAACAACAGTGATGCATTTGGTGGCTAGAGAGACATTGCCAGAGCCAAACTCTCAAG GTCAAAGGAACCGTGAAAAAACTGGAGAAAGCAATTGCTGTGTAATCCTGTAA